From the Verrucomicrobiota bacterium genome, one window contains:
- a CDS encoding ABC transporter permease, which produces MNRRTLALRSLVHFARNHLGVVLGAAIGSAVLTGALVVGDSVRHSLLQMALSRLGRTEIALGADDRLLRESLAGEIQAKLGTPAAAVLLLPGAAAHSDGSARANQIQVAGVSPDFWSLAPGSSPPASPQPEEVFLNLRLAAQLGAKSGDFVVLRVAKPSQLSRDAPISPQEDSTVALRARVVQVLDDAQFGRFSLRASQVPPFNAFVSRAWLQSRVDTPGQANLYLAAAPDDAVRTSSTSNGKSESPLPARSSSNTVQLANQVLAQTWNLDDAALSLRPAESNRPPELRSSRVFLDAPIIEAALRLPAAQHRVLTYFVNDLASGDQQTPYSMVTATDAPWMPPDLGEDEILVTPWLADDLALKPGSRLSLKYYVVGAMRKLEEQTTHFTVRAILPAQGPHDDPLLMPDFPGLATANNCREWDAGFPIDFDKIRTKDNQYWEQKRGTPKAFVTLKTGQRLWSNRFGNLTSIRFHETGVSTHTLATQLLQTLSPLSLGLRFEEVRGPALAAATGGQDFGQLFIGFSFFLVLSALLLTSLLFQFGLEQRVSEMGLLLALGWPAQRVRQMLLGEGMVLAWIGSVAGLLGGVAYARLMLWGLANLWKDAVGTTSLQFHASPSTMLIGHLAGWFVAAATLWLAIHGTARRPARELLSPQDVEWAALPPSRSAPGKQSTATSIAWITGLSGLALAGMGLARPGSAPALFFGAGGLLLVAGLGSMSSILGRLDHAGNDLLHSAALAARNLARRPKRSLAVAGLLACGGFMIVAVSANRLDAGRDAQDRGSGTGGFALLAESSHPVVHDLNAQEGREFHNLDGKALTNVHFVPFRVREGEDASCLNLNRAQEPRLLGVDPALLQSRKAFTFSRLLEAQHRDAPWLSLLDSTSDPALVPAIGDAASIQWALGKSLGDTLEMTDEKGRPFRLLLVGAVSGSILQGQLVISEKHFLDRFPSATGYRMFLVDAPSDRVGAVRTHLSQVLRDLGLEVTPAVERLAAYNAVQNTYLNTFQVLGGLGLLLGSFGVGIVVLRAILERRAELALLSALGWKASAVRQLMLREHLTLFLWGMAIGTLASAVAVYPALTQPASEFPLASITATLALIAVNGALWVWCAARSGTRGELLEPLRRQV; this is translated from the coding sequence ATGAACCGGCGCACGCTGGCCCTGCGCAGCCTCGTCCATTTCGCCCGCAATCACCTTGGGGTCGTGCTCGGCGCCGCCATCGGTTCGGCCGTGTTGACCGGCGCCCTCGTCGTCGGTGATTCGGTGCGTCACAGCTTGCTGCAAATGGCGCTTTCACGGCTGGGCCGCACTGAGATCGCCCTCGGCGCGGATGACCGCCTGTTGCGTGAATCGTTGGCCGGAGAAATCCAGGCCAAACTTGGCACACCCGCCGCCGCCGTGCTCCTGCTGCCAGGAGCCGCCGCCCATTCCGACGGATCCGCCCGCGCCAACCAAATCCAGGTCGCCGGAGTATCGCCCGATTTCTGGTCCCTCGCCCCCGGCTCGTCGCCCCCCGCCTCACCTCAGCCCGAAGAGGTCTTCCTCAATCTCCGTCTCGCCGCGCAACTCGGTGCCAAGTCCGGCGACTTCGTGGTGCTCCGCGTGGCCAAACCCTCCCAACTCTCCCGGGACGCCCCCATTTCCCCGCAGGAAGATTCCACGGTCGCGCTGCGCGCCCGCGTCGTCCAGGTGCTCGATGACGCGCAATTCGGACGATTCAGCCTGCGCGCCAGCCAGGTCCCACCCTTCAACGCATTCGTCTCCCGCGCTTGGCTGCAATCACGCGTGGACACCCCCGGCCAAGCCAATCTCTACCTGGCCGCAGCTCCAGATGACGCTGTCCGGACTTCCTCAACCTCGAATGGGAAAAGTGAATCCCCCCTTCCCGCGCGATCGAGCTCCAACACGGTTCAACTCGCCAACCAAGTGCTGGCTCAAACCTGGAATCTCGACGACGCCGCCCTCTCCCTCCGGCCCGCCGAATCCAACCGGCCTCCCGAACTCCGCTCCAGCCGCGTCTTCCTCGACGCCCCGATTATCGAAGCGGCCCTGCGGCTCCCCGCCGCCCAACACCGCGTCCTCACTTACTTCGTCAACGACCTGGCCTCGGGGGATCAACAGACCCCCTACTCGATGGTCACCGCCACGGACGCGCCTTGGATGCCACCCGATTTGGGCGAGGATGAAATCCTGGTTACCCCGTGGCTGGCCGATGATCTCGCACTCAAGCCGGGTTCCCGCCTTTCCCTAAAATATTACGTGGTGGGAGCCATGCGCAAACTGGAGGAACAAACCACCCACTTCACCGTCCGCGCCATCCTCCCCGCGCAGGGCCCGCATGATGACCCCCTCCTGATGCCCGATTTTCCCGGTCTCGCCACCGCCAACAACTGCCGCGAATGGGATGCGGGCTTCCCCATCGACTTCGACAAAATTCGAACGAAAGACAATCAATACTGGGAACAGAAACGCGGCACCCCCAAGGCCTTCGTCACCCTCAAGACTGGACAAAGGCTCTGGTCCAATCGATTCGGCAACCTCACTTCGATCCGCTTCCACGAAACAGGAGTGTCCACCCACACGCTCGCAACTCAACTCCTTCAAACGTTGTCACCGTTGTCCCTCGGATTGCGTTTTGAAGAGGTGCGGGGCCCGGCGCTCGCGGCCGCGACGGGAGGGCAAGACTTCGGCCAGCTCTTCATCGGCTTCAGCTTTTTCCTCGTGCTATCCGCGCTCCTTCTGACCTCGCTGCTGTTCCAATTCGGACTCGAGCAACGAGTCTCCGAGATGGGACTGCTGCTCGCGCTTGGCTGGCCTGCCCAACGGGTGCGACAAATGCTCCTCGGCGAAGGCATGGTCCTGGCCTGGATCGGGTCGGTGGCGGGCTTGCTCGGCGGCGTCGCCTATGCCCGTCTCATGTTATGGGGGCTCGCCAATCTTTGGAAAGACGCGGTCGGGACCACTTCGCTTCAGTTTCATGCTTCACCCTCCACGATGTTGATCGGCCACCTGGCCGGCTGGTTCGTGGCGGCAGCCACGCTTTGGCTCGCCATCCACGGCACCGCTCGACGCCCCGCTCGCGAATTGCTCTCCCCCCAAGACGTGGAATGGGCCGCGCTGCCTCCCTCCCGTTCGGCACCCGGGAAACAATCGACCGCGACCTCGATAGCCTGGATCACAGGACTCTCCGGCCTTGCACTGGCGGGAATGGGATTGGCCCGCCCGGGATCCGCGCCCGCGCTCTTTTTCGGTGCAGGCGGTCTGCTGCTCGTGGCCGGGTTGGGATCGATGTCTTCCATCCTGGGCCGACTCGATCATGCCGGAAATGACCTCCTTCATTCCGCGGCGTTGGCCGCGCGCAACCTGGCGCGGCGTCCCAAGCGAAGCCTCGCGGTGGCCGGGTTGCTCGCCTGTGGCGGTTTCATGATCGTGGCCGTCAGCGCGAATCGCCTCGATGCCGGACGCGATGCCCAGGACCGCGGTTCCGGAACGGGTGGCTTTGCCCTCCTCGCCGAAAGCAGCCATCCCGTGGTTCATGATCTCAACGCCCAAGAAGGCCGCGAATTCCACAACCTGGACGGCAAAGCATTGACGAATGTCCATTTCGTCCCGTTCCGAGTACGGGAAGGGGAAGATGCGAGCTGCCTGAATCTGAACCGCGCGCAAGAACCGCGGTTGCTCGGAGTTGATCCCGCCCTTTTGCAATCGAGAAAAGCATTCACGTTTTCGCGGCTGCTCGAGGCTCAACATCGCGACGCCCCGTGGCTAAGCCTGCTGGATTCCACGTCGGACCCCGCCTTGGTGCCCGCCATCGGCGACGCCGCCTCCATTCAATGGGCGCTCGGCAAGAGCCTGGGTGACACTCTCGAAATGACCGATGAAAAAGGCCGGCCCTTCCGGCTGCTGCTCGTCGGCGCGGTCTCAGGATCGATCCTTCAAGGCCAGCTCGTCATCTCCGAGAAACACTTTCTCGATCGTTTCCCTTCCGCCACTGGATATCGAATGTTTCTCGTCGATGCCCCGTCTGACCGGGTAGGTGCCGTGCGCACGCACCTTTCGCAGGTCCTGCGTGATCTGGGTCTGGAAGTCACGCCGGCGGTCGAACGATTGGCCGCCTACAACGCCGTGCAAAACACTTATCTCAACACCTTCCAGGTCCTGGGTGGACTGGGCCTTCTGCTTGGCAGTTTCGGGGTGGGCATCGTCGTGCTGCGCGCCATCCTGGAACGCCGGGCTGAACTCGCCCTCCTCTCGGCCCTGGGTTGGAAAGCCTCGGCGGTGCGCCAACTCATGCTGCGCGAACACTTGACTCTTTTCCTCTGGGGCATGGCCATCGGCACGCTGGCATCCGCCGTGGCCGTCTATCCCGCTCTGACCCAGCCAGCCTCGGAATTTCCCCTCGCTTCCATCACCGCCACGCTTGCCCTCATCGCCGTCAACGGTGCGCTTTGGGTCTGGTGCGCGGCCCGAAGCGGAACCCGCGGGGAACTTCTGGAACCTCTCCGCCGCCAAGTCTAA
- a CDS encoding ABC transporter ATP-binding protein, whose translation MPSLLQLQGVSKSFPAAEGASPVTILRDLDFTLEAGTSTAIIGPSGSGKSTLLHLLGSLDTPTSGQILFEGQSLSGFAGDALAEFRNRQIGFVFQSHHLLPQCSALENVLIPTLASPRSREDQSRLAGRAERLLTRVGLQSRIHHRPAQLSGGERQRVAVVRALILEPKLLLADEPTGALDRPSAVNLTDLLVELNRELRVTLLVVTHSLELARRMDRTLELRDGKLQPVTPA comes from the coding sequence ATGCCCTCATTGCTCCAACTGCAAGGCGTCTCGAAAAGCTTCCCGGCCGCGGAAGGCGCCTCTCCCGTTACCATCCTGCGCGATCTCGATTTCACCCTCGAGGCCGGAACCTCCACCGCCATCATCGGCCCTTCCGGCTCCGGCAAAAGCACGCTCCTGCATCTCCTCGGCTCCTTGGACACTCCCACTTCCGGCCAGATCCTTTTCGAAGGGCAAAGCTTGTCCGGATTCGCCGGGGACGCTCTCGCCGAGTTTCGCAACCGCCAAATCGGCTTCGTCTTTCAATCGCATCACCTCCTGCCTCAATGCAGCGCGCTCGAAAACGTGCTCATTCCCACCCTGGCTTCTCCCCGCTCCCGTGAAGATCAATCCCGGCTGGCCGGGCGCGCCGAACGGTTGTTGACCCGCGTCGGACTCCAATCCCGCATCCATCATCGCCCCGCCCAATTGTCCGGGGGCGAACGCCAGCGCGTCGCCGTCGTCCGCGCCCTGATTCTCGAACCCAAGCTCCTCCTCGCCGACGAACCCACCGGAGCACTGGACCGTCCCTCCGCCGTCAATCTCACCGATCTGCTCGTCGAGTTGAACCGCGAACTCCGCGTCACTCTGCTCGTCGTCACTCACTCGCTAGAACTGGCGCGGCGGATGGACCGGACTCTCGAACTTCGCGACGGAAAACTTCAACCCGTCACTCCCGCCTGA
- a CDS encoding phenylacetate--CoA ligase has product MLASTQWDKLRGLLDLTRRRNLFYQGKWASLGGLREVSSLAEFTRAVPFTTKSELSDDQQATPPFGTALNFPLPAYTRCHQTSGTSGQPLRWLDTFESWEAMTRHWTRIFEAAGTTAADRVLFAFSFGPFLGFWLAFDSAHRLGCCCVPAGGLSTTARLRLIFDLGITTICCTPSYALRLTETAREEGVQTSKARVSKWIVAGEPGGSIPATRQRIEQSWPGSVVYDHHGMTETGPVTYQCPQHAGRLHVMESAFLAEIIDPHSGQPVSESQPGELVLTTLERAGSPLFRYRTGDIVKPRPRERCDCGSIELALEGGILSRTDDMLVVRGVNIYPTAIESLVRSSGPVLEFLVHVSRHRELQELAVDVEFDAAPEASAELARRLETQFESALSLRIPVAAKSRGSLPRYEMKARRWIHHGDL; this is encoded by the coding sequence ATGCTGGCGTCCACGCAATGGGACAAGCTCCGCGGCTTGCTCGACTTGACGCGGCGGAGGAATCTCTTCTACCAGGGAAAGTGGGCATCCCTTGGCGGACTGCGCGAAGTTTCGTCGCTCGCCGAATTCACCCGTGCTGTCCCTTTCACCACCAAATCCGAACTGAGCGACGACCAGCAGGCCACACCCCCCTTCGGTACCGCGCTTAATTTTCCTCTCCCGGCTTACACGCGCTGCCATCAAACCAGCGGCACCAGCGGCCAACCGCTCCGCTGGCTCGACACTTTCGAAAGCTGGGAAGCGATGACCCGGCATTGGACCCGCATTTTCGAAGCCGCCGGCACAACCGCCGCCGACCGTGTCCTCTTTGCCTTCTCATTCGGCCCCTTTCTTGGATTTTGGCTCGCCTTCGATTCAGCCCACCGGCTGGGCTGCTGCTGTGTTCCCGCCGGCGGTCTCTCCACCACCGCCCGGCTCCGTTTGATCTTCGACCTTGGGATCACCACGATTTGTTGCACCCCATCCTACGCGCTGCGCCTGACCGAGACCGCTCGGGAGGAAGGCGTCCAAACGTCGAAGGCCAGGGTTTCGAAATGGATCGTAGCCGGCGAACCCGGAGGCAGCATTCCCGCCACGCGGCAGCGCATCGAACAATCCTGGCCCGGCAGCGTCGTCTACGATCACCACGGCATGACCGAGACCGGCCCCGTCACCTACCAATGCCCCCAACACGCCGGCCGGCTGCACGTCATGGAGTCCGCTTTCCTCGCCGAGATCATCGATCCCCACAGCGGCCAGCCCGTTTCCGAATCACAACCGGGCGAACTGGTGCTCACCACACTCGAACGCGCCGGTTCGCCCCTCTTTCGCTATCGCACCGGAGACATCGTCAAACCTCGTCCACGCGAACGCTGCGATTGCGGCTCCATCGAACTGGCCCTGGAAGGGGGCATCCTCTCCCGAACCGACGACATGCTCGTCGTCCGCGGTGTGAATATTTACCCCACCGCCATCGAATCGCTCGTTCGATCCTCCGGACCCGTGCTCGAATTCCTAGTCCATGTCTCCCGCCACCGGGAACTCCAAGAACTGGCGGTGGACGTCGAATTCGACGCCGCCCCCGAAGCCTCCGCGGAACTCGCCCGCCGTCTGGAGACGCAATTCGAAAGCGCCCTTTCACTCCGAATTCCGGTCGCCGCGAAATCCAGGGGCTCCTTGCCGCGCTATGAAATGAAAGCCCGGCGTTGGATTCATCACGGCGATCTCTAA